The following proteins are encoded in a genomic region of Gadus macrocephalus chromosome 19, ASM3116895v1:
- the LOC132447633 gene encoding cytochrome P450 2C5-like codes for MKTTTYSIMQIFLVVIICVLLWLKLKPRRPKHFPPGPDPVPVFGNILQLSTTNPLRDLNKFARRYGDVYSLFLGNRPAVFLHGLQVIRQALVTQGADFAGRPQGLMINHVTENKGLIMANYGPTWKEHRRFALASMKTFGLGKKTMENKILEETHHICSHLENHLGDPVDPSFLIHSASSNVICSVLFGERFEYKDEMHKLIINSFKENAQVANGAWAAIYDGFPALRGLPLPFQRVFKNFDIIKNHVRGVVKQHKSSRVPGEQRDVIDCYLDEMESTQDGRLLEEERLVMLLLDLHFAATDTTANAILSGVLYLATHRDIQARCQRELDEGLAGRVGISFEDRHRMPFVMATLHETVRVANIAPVGVFHATTRDTTLKGYRIPEGTLVITNLTSVLSEGPHWERPSDFYPPHFLDQDGSFRKPEAYLAFSAGPRVCLGEQLANMELFLVLVSLLQDFVFVWPEEDTPDLTPVFGGIQSPKPYRVTFRPRRPH; via the exons ATGAAGACCACCACATACTCCATAATGCAGATATTTCTTGTTGTCATCATCTGTGTTCTCCTCTGGCTGAAACTGAAGCCCCGGAGGCCCAAGCATTTCCCTCCAGGCCCCGATCCTGTTCCAGTATTTGGGAATATACTCCAGCTGAGCACGACAAACCCACTGAGGGACCTCAACAAG TTTGCCCGGCGTTATGGAGACGTGTACAGTCTGTTCCTTGGCAACAGGCCGGCAGTGTTTCTGCACGGACTGCAGGTCATCAGGCAGGCTCTGGTGACTCAGGGAGCAGACTTCGCCGGCCGGCCCCAGGGCCTGATGATCAACCATGTGACGGAGAATAAAG GGCTGATCATGGCCAACTATGGGCCAACGTGGAAGGAACATAGGCGCTTTGCCCTGGCCTCCATGAAGACCTTCGGTCTGGGTAAAAAGACCATGGAGAACAAGATCTTGGAGGAGACCCATCACATCTGCAGCCACTTAGAAAACCATCTGG GGGATCCAGTGGATCCTTCGTTTCTGATCCACAGCGCCTCGTCCAACGTGATCTGCTCTGTCCTGTTTGGAGAGCGTTTTGAGTACAAAGACGAGATGCACAAGCTCATCATCAACAGCTTCAAGGAGAACGCTCAGGTGGCCAATGGGGCCTGGGCAGCA ATCTACGATGGGTTCCCGGCTTTGCGAGGGCTTCCACTGCCCTTCCAGAGGGTATTCAAGAACTTTGACATCATAAAGAATCATGTCAGGGGCGTCGTGAAGCAGCACAAGTCCTCCCGGGTCCCCGGAGAACAGCGAGATGTCATTGACTGCTATCTGGATGAGATGGAG AGCACACAAGATGGCCgcctgttggaggaggagcggtTAGTCATGCTGCTGCTTGACCTTCACTTCGCTGCCACCGACACCACGGCCAACGCCATCCTCTCTGGCGTCCTCTACCTGGCCACGCACAGGGACATACAGG cccgctgTCAGAGGGAGTTGGACGAGGGCCTGGCGGGCCGCGTCGGCATTTCATTTGAAGATCGCCACAGGATGCCGTTTGTGATGGCCACCCTCCACGAGACGGTGCGTGTGGCCAACATCGCCCCAGTGGGGGTGTTCCACGCCACTACCAGGGACACCACGCTGAAGGGCTACCGCATCCCAGAG GGGACTCTGGTGATTACCAACCTGACTTCTGTGCTGTCTGAGGGCCCCCACTGGGAGAGACCATCAGACTTCTATCCTCCACACTTCTTAGATCAGGACGGAAGCTTCCGGAAGCCTGAGGCCTACCTGGCATTTTCTGCTG GTCCTCGTGTTTGCCTTGGGGAACAATTGGCGAACATGGAACTCTTTCTGGTCTTGGTTTCCCTCCTCCAGGACTTCGTGTTTGTGTGGCCTGAAGAGGACACTCCTGACCTGACGCCCGTGTTCGGAGGCATCCAGTCCCCCAAACCCTACAGAGTCACGTTCAGGCCCAGAAGACCGCATTAA